In Schizosaccharomyces osmophilus chromosome 1, complete sequence, the genomic window TTGAACTTGATATAGATACTAAGAAAAAGTTAGCAAATCTCCATAGAAATAGATATTTATTCGTACGTTTCATCACCCTTCTGTGTTTTCAACTTCACAGTAGCATCTCCACGGATGTCCTCAATTTCATACGGGATAGGAGGTAAAGAAGTGTCGGTCAAAACGTGTTTCTTTTCGTATTCAATTTCAGACTCCAAAGCAGCTAACAAATCTTTTCTGGAATCAGTTGAAGCCATACGAATGCCCAAAGGAGCTCGGGCAACAGGTTGGCATCTCTGCAAACGTGCAACTCTAGGAGAAGCAACAGCCCGGTAGGTAGAAAATTGCTTGAAAATAGCCTGAGTAGCTACTCGGAAACGAGGAAAGGTCCTTACAAAACTCATATCTGAGTGATTATCGTTAGACTGAAAAATTCAGAAGATAATGCTATGAGCTGGTTGGATTTCAACATATAACAGATATTTTCTAAATTACACAAAATGCCTTCTTACTGtaatataaatatgaaCTTCTTTATAATATCGTACATGAATAATACTTAGCGCGATATTTAGAAAGTAGCATGAACACGTCAATATAAGCTTGCATTGAACGTGCATTTGtgattttcgttttcgGAGCAATGATACAGTTGTACGTGTAATTAATGTTATAActgtttttgaaacaagaaaagaatcaGTAATTTGTTGCTGTATTGTCAAGAGAATGCCCTAAGGATATTTTTAAGAAATAACGTGTCGACCTGCTGTCATTGCTTGATAAATATCACGAAAAGCAcatctttttattattgataaaacttttggtttgaattgtaaaaaaaaaaagttcaaaCAAATTCGCGTTTTCCTGTTTCTAAAATATCCACGCGGCGGCTGGTATGTCCTTTCGGTCGCGTCGAGACGAGTCATAAATCAGTAACTCAAATCCTTCTCATATCCTTCtatattcattttgcttGATTTGGGTTAATTAATATTGTTAAATAGTCGGTATTGATGGTTCAGTTCTTGTTTATTCTTGTATATTAGTTTTTTGTCTTACCTGTGTTTTCCTTAGTTTTGCATatcctttcttcttttatactTCTTAAAAATCCTCCTACATGAGTATCAATTATATTTTCACTGCTGTTTTCGATCCTGATCAAGGCCCCGTTTTGCAATACCAGTTTCCTCAAACGAGTCGCTATGACTTCCGATTTCTTGCAGAAATAATGTTACCTGATAGGATTCAcgaaagaaatgaagattGGCTTCagttctttcttcattttcgtgAGGATTCTCAATCATATTCTCTCTTTCCTTCAGTAACCAAGGCTATCAAAGGACCAAATGGCTCGGAAGTTTTTCACGTCCTGAATGTAATCCATACAAAGCGTGAACGATTTGCTAAACGAAACGGTACATTGTCCGCAATGGCTATTTGTACTTCTTTTCCTCACGTCCAAGTATTAAAACCGATGTTAGATGATGCTTGGAAACGTTTTGATGCTTCACCTTCTTCCCTAACCTTAGAACATGTATTTAAGGAAGTCTGCGACTATGATTTTCATACATATTTATTAGATGCCTCTTTAAATTCTTCGGTTATACTGACTCTAAATGACTTCTACCGTTATGTTGATTCAGAATCCCGAACTCAAAAGTCTTCTTTAGTGAGATCTACCAGTCATTCCGGCTCCTTCCTCAATTCTGAtgattctttaaaaattccGCCTACGAAACTTCCACTGAGTAGTTCGGCTAATAATAAATCAAACATTACTACCTGTGAAATCCCTACTATCTTCCTACCCGAGTGCGTAGGTGAATATAATATTTCCAATCTAATTCAAATATTCATCGATAGTCCTCCTCCTCTATCTACGTATACCTCCAATCTACCTGCTGATGAAGGTCATACGAATCCTATCATTGTTCTCATCAACTCCCTACTTCTACAAAAACGAGTCCTGTTTCTCACTAGCAAGCTCCCAGCACATGTGTTAACCTCCTATGTTTTATCTGCTAGTGCTTTGGCTTCCGGGGCTTCGGGCTTATTACAAGGGTACTTGAACATGACTTTCCCGTATGTGGATTTGTCGAACGTCGATGAGTTATTGAAACTTCCAGGTTATATTGCAGGAGCAATGAACCCGACCTTTCAATATCATCAAAATTGGTGGGACTTGCTTTGCGATTTAGATAACCACATCATTCATGTATCACCTGAacttataaagaaaaatataagctttaaaaatttggaaCTAATTGCTTCAGTACCTTATAATCAGTTTCCTCCAACAAGGAAGTTGAGGGAACATACCGAACAGCAATTGATAAGTGATTTACAGAAACTGCTAGTTTGTCGAAATAAGGAATTACTCGTTCGCTGGAGAATCCGAACTCACTTGTTATCGTTCATTAGAAAGGCAGTAAGCTATGAGCATCTATTCTTGGAATCTTCTTCACTTAATCCCCATATAGAGAACTACAAATTAGAAGGCTTTGGCTGGTTTTGGCCAGACCGTATTTCAGGAGTGAACGAACTATCTCTCATGGCTGGGAAAATTGAGGAATGGAGAAAAACTAAATCTTACGAAAATTATTGTTATGTATgttcgttttctttaagtTGCAAGCTAACATGCACAGAGAATGGCAAACACACACATACCGGTTACGTTATGCATGGATGTTGCTTACCATTTAGATAGACTTCGTCTTCAGATTGTGTCTTCTGTGGAAGCTGCTCGTATTTATTCGGCATTGGAACAGTATATGAGGACAGACGAAGATATAACTTATATACTCAGTTTATGTCCCCTCCATGAAGGGGGGTTGACTATAATTTCGTATGGACTTTATCATATATCAACCACTACTCGTGAAAATGTTGTAAGgatattagaaaaaatcagTCGACACAAGGTATGGAATAGGCGGTTGCTTAAGTATTATCATATTTGGGCTAACCATATAGTATGGgcaattgtttttcacATGTTTATCAGAAGTTGATAAAATAATGTATGCTTCGATGAAAACTTACTTGGAGTAGTTTTATCTTATATACTTCTCTACCACGATTCCtgataaattaaatttaaGGATGAAAAATGACTGAAGGTTCATATATTGATAATATTATAACTAATTTATTGCGATTTTTCCACACAAGGTATTCAAAGCATTAATGGactttattttactttg contains:
- a CDS encoding Arf3/6 docking factor, which translates into the protein MSINYIFTAVFDPDQGPVLQYQFPQTSRYDFRFLAEIMLPDRIHERNEDWLQFFLHFREDSQSYSLFPSVTKAIKGPNGSEVFHVLNVIHTKRERFAKRNGTLSAMAICTSFPHVQVLKPMLDDAWKRFDASPSSLTLEHVFKEVCDYDFHTYLLDASLNSSVILTLNDFYRYVDSESRTQKSSLVRSTSHSGSFLNSDDSLKIPPTKLPLSSSANNKSNITTCEIPTIFLPECVGEYNISNLIQIFIDSPPPLSTYTSNLPADEGHTNPIIVLINSLLLQKRVLFLTSKLPAHVLTSYVLSASALASGASGLLQGYLNMTFPYVDLSNVDELLKLPGYIAGAMNPTFQYHQNWWDLLCDLDNHIIHVSPELIKKNISFKNLELIASVPYNQFPPTRKLREHTEQQLISDLQKLLVCRNKELLVRWRIRTHLLSFIRKAVSYEHLFLESSSLNPHIENYKLEGFGWFWPDRISGVNELSLMAGKIEEWRKTKSYENYCYRMANTHIPVTLCMDVAYHLDRLRLQIVSSVEAARIYSALEQYMRTDEDITYILSLCPLHEGGLTIISYGLYHISTTTRENVVRILEKISRHKYGQLFFTCLSEVDKIMYASMKTYLE